One part of the Salvelinus sp. IW2-2015 unplaced genomic scaffold, ASM291031v2 Un_scaffold16518, whole genome shotgun sequence genome encodes these proteins:
- the LOC112080813 gene encoding hepatocyte nuclear factor 4-alpha isoform X1 produces MDVANYSEGLDPTYSTLGFEHADILYGGGDSMPAEPGLSQADVVNGNCAICGDKATGKHYGAFSCDGCKGFFRRSIRKNHIYSCRFNRQCVVDKDKRNQCRFCRLHQCFRAGMKKEAVQNERDRISSRRSIQDNQDLLPITVLAQAESLSQHISASSPRGAVDVSEQKSAGVGDVCDSMRQQLLVLVEWAKYIPAFGELPLDDQVHNLTRLGQLHDYEEETGTGTQPD; encoded by the exons ATGGATGTAGCCAACTACAGTGAGGGACTGGACCCAACGTACAGCACCCTGGGCTTCGAACACGCTGACATCCTCTATGGTGGGGGAG ACAGTATGCCAGCGGAGCCGGGCCTGTCCCAGGCAGATGTAGTGAACGGTAACTGTGCTATCTGTGGAGACAAAGCTACAGGGAAACACTATGGAGCCTTCAGCTGTGACGGATGTAAAGGTTTCTTCAGACGCTCCATACGCAAGAACCACATCTACTCCtgcag GTTTAACCGTCAGTGTGTGGTCGACAAGGACAAGAGGAACCAGTGTCGGTTCTGCAGGCTCCACCAGTGTTTCAGAGCTGGCATGAAGAAAGAAG cgGTTCAGAATGAGAGAGATCGTATCAGCTCCAGAAGAAGCATTCAGGACAATCAGGATCTCCTACCTATCACTGTTCTTGCCCAGGCGGAGTCCCTGTCTCAACAT ATCAGTGCATCCAGTCCCAGGGGTGCAGTAGATGTGTCGGAACAGAAGTCAGCTGGTGTGGGGGATGTCTGTGACTCCATGAGACAACAGCTGCTTGTGTTAGTGGAATGGGCCAAGTACATTCCTGCCTTCGGAGAGCTGCCCCTGGACGACCAGGTACACAACCTGACTAGGCTAGGACAGCTACATGACTACGAAGAAGAGACTGGAACTGGTACACAACCTGACTAG
- the LOC112080813 gene encoding hepatocyte nuclear factor 4-gamma isoform X2 codes for MPAEPGLSQADVVNGNCAICGDKATGKHYGAFSCDGCKGFFRRSIRKNHIYSCRFNRQCVVDKDKRNQCRFCRLHQCFRAGMKKEAVQNERDRISSRRSIQDNQDLLPITVLAQAESLSQHISASSPRGAVDVSEQKSAGVGDVCDSMRQQLLVLVEWAKYIPAFGELPLDDQVHNLTRLGQLHDYEEETGTGTQPD; via the exons ATGCCAGCGGAGCCGGGCCTGTCCCAGGCAGATGTAGTGAACGGTAACTGTGCTATCTGTGGAGACAAAGCTACAGGGAAACACTATGGAGCCTTCAGCTGTGACGGATGTAAAGGTTTCTTCAGACGCTCCATACGCAAGAACCACATCTACTCCtgcag GTTTAACCGTCAGTGTGTGGTCGACAAGGACAAGAGGAACCAGTGTCGGTTCTGCAGGCTCCACCAGTGTTTCAGAGCTGGCATGAAGAAAGAAG cgGTTCAGAATGAGAGAGATCGTATCAGCTCCAGAAGAAGCATTCAGGACAATCAGGATCTCCTACCTATCACTGTTCTTGCCCAGGCGGAGTCCCTGTCTCAACAT ATCAGTGCATCCAGTCCCAGGGGTGCAGTAGATGTGTCGGAACAGAAGTCAGCTGGTGTGGGGGATGTCTGTGACTCCATGAGACAACAGCTGCTTGTGTTAGTGGAATGGGCCAAGTACATTCCTGCCTTCGGAGAGCTGCCCCTGGACGACCAGGTACACAACCTGACTAGGCTAGGACAGCTACATGACTACGAAGAAGAGACTGGAACTGGTACACAACCTGACTAG